A genome region from Aphelocoma coerulescens isolate FSJ_1873_10779 chromosome Z unlocalized genomic scaffold, UR_Acoe_1.0 ChrZ, whole genome shotgun sequence includes the following:
- the LOC138103511 gene encoding avidin-like, with protein MVQATPFLLVLFLALGAHSCSTKNCILTGHWVNDLGSNMIITNMNAKGDFTGIYCTAVSATLKKTEESPLQGFQHLPNMLSQSTFGFTIHWSFSESVTVFTGQCFVDDDGKEVLKTMWLLRPHTDKLRNNRNATL; from the exons ATGGTGCAAGCAACTCCCTTCCTCCTCGTGCTCTTCCTGGCCCTGGGGGCTCACAGCTGCTCTACCAAAAAT TGCATCCTGACCGGGCACTGGGTCAACGACCTGGGCTCCAACATGATCATCACAAACATGAATGCAAAGGGTGACTTCACTGGCATCTACTGCACGGCTGTGTCAGCCACCTTGAAAAAGACTGAGGAATCACCACTGCAGGGGTTCCAGCACCTCCCAAACATGCTGAGCCAGTCCACCTTTGGCTTCACCATCCATTGGAGCTTTTCAG AGTCCGTCACCGTTTTCACGGGCCAGTGCTTCGTGGATGATGATGGAAAGGAGGTTTTGAAGACCATGTGGCTGCTGAGACCACACACAGACAAACTCAGAAACAACAGGAATGCCACCTTGTGa